GTTGTCTGGCGATCCGGAAAAGAGTTGGTAGCTGGGGATTCAGTTTTCTGCCCACTGGAATAAGGGGGTCTTGGCTGCGTATGGAAGAAAGAAGCAAAGCTTGCATGATGAAGCTCGCGTGATGCTGTCTAACTAGCAATTATACTTAGGCTGCCCGGCCATGTGCCGAAATCCATACTTGTCTTTATTATAACCCTTTGATTTGGCTGGGGACGAATGGCATCTTTTTTTTGCCTGCTAGTAGTCCCAATAGCCAAGATCTCCGCGTATACCTTCCCCACACAAGTGGTTCTTTATCCTTCTTTCCTTAGATAGTAGGAAGGCCATACGGGCCCTCTTCAAAGGCCGATTGGATATAGAAAGTTTTGAAGTGGAAAGGAAGATGTTCAGTCAATGGCAAATTTCCTATTCATTATAGGCGTTGCACCGACCTTAACTGGCTCTAACTGAGAACAAACATAACAAAAGAAATCACGGATCATTGTATAGAAAGTGATTTCACGACCCTGTCCAATCTTCAACTCTTCCCATGTCTTGATTCTGCAGAGTCCCTTCTCAAGGTCAGCATACCTCCGGCGCCACCAAAGCGTAGCATCATCGATGAAGTATGAGATTGCCGTCTTGACCTTTTCTTCCTCATCCTCCATCTTGGAAGCCTTTAAGTCTGGCTCCATCCGCCAAAGAAAGTTCTCCAAAGCTTTAGCATCCCTCACTACATTCTATGGCTTGCGTTCGGGGATCCTTACTCTTGGAGTTGGGAGAGTGCATGACACTCCGTTGGCCACTGCCCTCTCAAGGCAAGGATTGAAACCTTGATTCTCAGCTTCTCCTTAGTTGCTTTGAGCCCCTCTACTTCTTCCTTGAGTGATGTCTCCACACGAGCCATCCCTGCCTTGACCTCCTCCAAGGCAATCGTCGAAGGCACTCTCAAGTCCTTCTTGGTTGGATTCAAGCTCCTAAAGATATTCCTCTCCATCCGTCACATTGAGCTTCAATTCTCCCACGCCTGTCTCCAATTTCCGCTGACTTGGACCTCTTTCTTTGGTTGATCGTCAGACGGCCGGCCTTGGGCCAGTAACCTTGGAGGATGCCATGGCTCCACAACCTCGCTCTGATACCTGGTGTCACTTATAGCTTGCCTAGCTAACTTGCCCGCGCGGCACTTGTGCAACGGACCTCTCTTGAGTAGAACCCTATCTAAGACAGAAGAGATGGAAGTTAGACGACATTAGCAAACTTAGTATTGGTTTTCAGCTATTGGTTAAATTGTTTCTATTAGGGCTTAGTTGCTAAGCGGCTGTCAGTGCAGGTGAACCGAACTCGTATGGCTAGTATGTATTGTTTCCGTCAGTAGTTATGCGTGCGAGATAGAGTACTTTCAGGAGTTCGCGAAGTCTATTAGTTGCTTGCTTTCATTTTGAGTCTTTCTCGCATGCGTGACCACCATTCTCTCTTTTCCATCTTTTTTTTAGCTCCCCCTATATTAGTGTTCTTCTCGCGTCGAAGGATCGTCCTGTAACTACCTTTCCTTTCTTTCTTTTTAGGGGTAGGGGTTTACTTTTTTCTTTTTCCTTTGCTGGAGGTCTTACTAGCCTTCCCTCCCGACTAAGATTTTGAGTTACCTGTCTATCATAAAAATTCCCCAGTATTGCTAGTTTTCTATCTTTCCTTAGATAGTTTGATGGCTGGTCTTCCCCGCAGTTCTTTCTCATGTACTGCGTAGGGCCTCTCGGCTCCGTTCAGCTTCCTGCTCTCATAAGCAGCAAGCAACTGGATGGCCCTCAACAGCCACAAGTGCCATGAGTCTCCTGTCTCCTCTCTTGGAAGGCGAACTTCTGCCCACCCTTTCTTTGAACCTTGTCAATGATCGAACTTAAAGATATGAACTGAGTGCCATTTGATGAGTAACTGAGAACAAGGGAGAGGGATATGGAAAGGATGAAGTAATGAAAGACGAAGTCATTGCTAGTAGTAAGGACTTGTCACGATCCATTGGTTCATATAAAATCCATGTCCTAGGTGTATCAAAAAACATTCTTTTCGCTAAGCGTATATAATAAAATAGAGTGAAAGGTCCACCCCGAAAGGGGGTACTAACTAACAGCTGAGTCCTCTCCGAACCGCAGGAGATAGTTGCCCATCATACGGCTCACCAACTTCACTTGCCTCTATGGGAGACTCGCTCCGGGCAGGTTCGGATTACAATACACGGCTCTACGAAGGAAGGGGTTGGTGGGTTAGGAACGTTTTCAATATGATTCTTTTTCCGTATTTGTTCGATGAGAAATGCAAGACGAAAAAGGAACCCATCTTTTCGACTGGGAAATGCGAGTCTGTTTTGTCCACTTTCTCCATCCCTCTCTATCAAAATGATCCAACAAAAAGGAAGGCGAGCTTGTTATTCTCGTGTTCGATCTCTGCCCCGCTCGTTGTCACCTATGTTGAAGAAAGGTTTGGAACCCTGTAGAGAATGAGGAGGGGCCAAGGATCTTCCTCTCAACAGTGCTTCTCGGGGCTCCACTCTCCCCCCCTGAATAAGGCCCCGTTAGCCTGGGCGAGGGGATAGGGAATAAGGATGGAAGCCCCCTTCACTCTGCCAGGGACTGGACAGGGGTTAGCTCTGTAAATGTGTAGAGCCGGGTGTAGTGTGGTGTAGTAGTAGGCACTTCTAGGCCCCTTCCCGGCTACTGGACCACTCCAGTGCTTTGGGTACTACGGACCCTCTGCCATCCATTGCAGCAGAGCCGTTTCATGAGCGGGGGGGGGCTAAGCGCAGTTCTTTGAATCAAACGTTGAATGAAATCGATTCTTTTTTAGATATCAAAATATAAATCGGATAGGATAGATGGATGGATCTATCTTTCTATTAATATATATATGACTAAAAAAAATGGATTTATATAGTTAAGTAGCGTAGCGCCCCAAATCCTTTGGCCAGGAAAGACTGCACTGCTTTGGGCCCAGGAAGCGAAGGGAATGAGCTCGGCTGCTTATCCTCCACACTGATTTTTCTCCGTGCCCGTTTCGCATGCGCTTCGCGCGCCATTGGCGCTTTGCTCTCCTCTTATTCTTCATTGGACGGTTCGGATGGACTTCGCCGTTCTTTCCCAACTAAAATAGAAAAGGCTGTATCACATCGAGATGTCGATTCGTTTTCCGCCCCCAATGAGATGGGGAATTTGTAACCCCCTCTTTTTACTTTCGTTTGGACCCTTCATCTTTCTGAATGGAGGCCCGGCTCGCGTCGTTCCAACAACCGGCGGGGAGCACCTCAGTATACGATCGCGCGCAGTAACTGGGAGTCCTTTTTTTTACACCTAAGGCTTCCATTCACCAAACCAAGGTTCATCTCGTGTAGTGATTGTGGACTCGTACAAGGATATTGAGTAGACGGTTGATGTTTCAGACTCGACCCTATCTTTCGTAGCATGCATTCCCATCGGTGTCGCAACGGATTCGGTAAGCTACGTGTCCGGTGCACGGAGAACAGCCTTCGGTCCCCCAAACTGACTGACTCGTGGCAACCTTCCGGCCGCCCAACAACCTATAACGCTAGTCACTACTCCCACTGGGGCTAGGAAGTAAGCCCCACAACCCAAAGCGGCGAAGAACAAATAGAATTTGCTACAAAAGCCGGCTAACGGGGGTATTCCTACGTATGAGAACATAGTAATGGAGAAGGTAATAGCCGAAATAGGATTCGTTTTTGCTAGAGCGCCCAAATCTGCTATATATTTGACACGGGTTTGCCGTAATGCTAAAACTATGGCGAATGCATCTATCGTCATTAATGCATAAATTAAGATACCAATGAGTAGTGATTGAATCCCTTCTATGGTTCCACATGAGAAACCAGTACGAATATAACCTACATGTCCAATTGAACTATGAGCTAGAGGTCTTTTTACTTTCGTTTGGGCCATGGCGGCCAGTGCTCCTAAAATCATAGAAGCAATGCTGCAGAAACAGAATATTTGTTGCAATGTAGCTCCATAGGAACCATAAATAGAAACACGTGAAATATTAGCAAAAATAGAGATTTTAGGCGCAATAGAAAGGAATGCTGTAACCGGGGTGGGTGAACCCTCATAGATATCAGGTGCCCACATATATAGAGTCAAAAGAGATATGGAGTCCGAAGGGGAGGGGGGTTTTCTTCGGGGCTCGAGAGATGGAATAGATAGGGCCAAAAAAGTTTTGAATTCGCCGCTGGGGAATTCACACGAAAGGGAACGAAGAATTATCGACGAAAAAAAAGTGCTCTCTGAACCGAACGTGAAAGTAGTTTTCCATCAGACGGCTGTTCCCGTAACTCCACTCTTTTGATTATATATCCAAAAAGGTCCGCTCTTGGCCATTCCACACGCTGCCTAGCAGAGGCGTGGTTATCTCAAGTGGATTCTCTCTTTTTTAGTAGATGCCGAACCTGCTGCCCCATTGACTAAGAAGGGGGCGGACGCAGCAGCTACATGGACCCCTTCCTTTCTGTTGTTGCCAGCGCTTTCCCGGGCCGAGAAAAAAAGGGCAGGCAAAGCCCGAAGGCTGCTATCCCAATAGGCCAGCGGGCGGAACGAGGAGAGGGCCCGGCAATCATACCACCGCGGTCGAAAAAGCGTGTTCCCTTCAGATAACACGCACCGTAGGCCTTCTTCGTTTTCGATGAAAAACAAAAAAAAATCTCGATCTCCGAAAGCGTTTTCCTTCCCCCGCCGCATCTCCCTTCGTCGAGCCTTTCCTTTAATGGTTGGGGGAAGCATTCCCTTATCTGAACTTGGCGGGCATTCTTTCCAGCCTTATTCATTCAATCAAATCAAATAGGGGGTGGGTTTGAACATAGGATAGGCTAGGCTCAAACATGATTTGAAGATCCTAGCTACGCCATACGTTCAATACAAAATCTGGAAAGCTGCGGGGATGACAAAAAGAGGGCGCTTTCCTGTGTTGCACTGAAAAAAAAGAAACCTAAGAGAAGACGCTCTTCTCTTAGGTTTCTTCCTCCCGCGCCCCCTAACTACTTCAGCGCCCGGCCCGCGTTAGAAGGGAAGATTAGCAAAGCGAGAAAATACAGAGGGAGGGGGAGCAGCATCTTATTCTCTTCGCGAGAACTTCCGGATCGGAGAAGCATTCGGAACGGGCTCCGCGTTCATTTCGTTGGCAGAAACGATCCACAATCCATTCGGGGCTTCGGGGAACCAAAAGAAGTCTTTCGACTTGATTCATAGATTGAATCAATGATAGATAGAAAAAAGAGATCTCGTTCATCTATCTTTTTTTCTCTACTCTCTCTCAAGAGGAATAGAATAGACATCCCCTTAGATGTCTATGTATCCTTTATCCTATCCCCTTTTTTTTAGCGTTATATCTGATAGGCTCTCTCTAAAAAATGGAGAGAGAAAGAGCAGATGGATCCTATCCCCTATATCGAACACTAAATCCTATCTATTGATAGAAAGATCTTCGTCAAATACCGGACTTTGCCTGTTTTTTAGGAATTCCTAATACTCATATCCAAGGCAGCTTACCACAAGCACCCCACCCCATACGACTAGTTGGGGTTCGCCTTTTTAATAAAACAAAGTCAGTATAATATAAGTAGTAGGGGCTTCATAGCGACTTTCATTCTAAAGGAAACCGAAGAACAAACCTTTAGTCAATAGGAGCCCTACTTCCTTCCCTCTTTGCGACCTCATCACTTCAAAGCGCAAACCAATTTCTTAGTCACCGGGCGGAGCGCACCTTAGGTACTTCAGTAGGGCGAGCTTTTTGATAGTGACTTCTTTCGTTTGGTAGGGCGACGAAAGAAAGGCTACTGAAATCTAGGAAACAGCCGGAAACTCGAGAGGGTCGCCTTTGGAAGCGTTTGCCGGTAACCAAAGCGTCACGACATAATCAACAAAAAGGAAGGAGTGACGCTGACTGAATCCAATCCATAAACCCGGAAACGAAACAAAGTTCGTTCCCTTTCGTCAAGTAGGTAAAGTAGGCATACGAACCCACTTTTGCTTTGCCTTATACTCTATTGGAACAAAGCCAAGAAGGAGGCGGAATGGAGAAAGGACAAGGGCGGTCTTGCTTGGCGCAAAGGCTGCTGGTTCGGGGGTAGGGTACGGTACTAAAGGTCCTCGGACTTCCAGGCGGTTTTTCTTTTGGACAGCTGTTCACCGTTGGATCTCGCCAATACAGCCCCCTATAGTTTTCGTTACCGAGATATCTTTTTTTTCATTGTTCCCAGGGATTTTTTGGGTAATCCGCTCCCATGCTGCAAACAGTAAAATCTGAACTAAACCTTGTCGCTCTTCTTTCCTCGCGGGCAGGAAGCACACCAGCAGCGTGCGTTGCGTGATTCTACTGTGTTTTTTGCACTTGACTGGGTGGACAGTTGACCGGAAGAGAACTTCGATTCGCCCGGCCAGCAGGCGGGCGGCGTGCTTATCTTGTGTGACAACACTACAGAGCGAGTGGCTCTTCTAGGCGG
The genomic region above belongs to Phaseolus vulgaris mitochondrion, complete genome and contains:
- the nad2 gene encoding NADH dehydrogenase subunit 2, which produces MFNLFLAVYPEIFIINATSILLIHGVVFSTSKKYDYPPLVSNVGWLGLLSVLITLLLLAAGAPLLTIAHLFRNNLFRRDNFTYFCQILLLLSTAGTISMCFDSSEQERFDAFEFIVLIPLPTRSMLFMISAHDSIAMYLAIEPQSLCFYVMAASKRKSEFSTEAGSKYLILGAFSSGILLFGCSMIYGSTGATHFDQLAKILTGYEITGARSSGIFMGILSIAVGSLFKITAVPFHMWAPDIYEGSPTPVTAFLSIAPKISIFANISRVSIYGSYGATLQQIFCFCSIASMILGALAAMAQTKVKRPLAHSSIGHVGYIRTGFSCGTIEGIQSLLIGILIYALMTIDAFAIVLALRQTRVKYIADLGALAKTNPISAITFSITMFSYVGIPPLAGFCSKFYLFFAALGCGAYFLAPVGVVTSVIGCFYYIRLAKRMFFDTPRTWILYEPMDRDKSLLLAMTSSFITSSFPYPSPLFSVTHQMALSSYL